One Pseudomonadota bacterium genomic region harbors:
- a CDS encoding VWA domain-containing protein, translating into MGNGMSEAAAVAVDPQSRHRKRSLHYRSSRRFAPAIPEDRLETGTRPPGRADRALGPEAGDRCGLALAGQTLAIGALFFAAGCGAKTGVEVPDVGFLPEVPDVPCVDVPWDGQQAVVELQTQTQLRRADVFFLIDNSNSMMGEIDEIRAQLKDRLAPAIFEEIPDTEFGVGTFSDFPLPDYGKAPDDTPFLLRRRMTGDLEAVQAALRTVRLADGKDQPEAHIEALYQLATGEGLERGPDDPSPERWFVEPNVGCPKGGFGMACFRPDALPVVLMFTDAVMHGGPVTGSPYEPARLYGARAHTWAEMLEVVTERSMRVVGLWSGERQHSVDLVALSRATGA; encoded by the coding sequence ATGGGGAACGGAATGTCGGAGGCGGCTGCGGTAGCGGTCGATCCGCAGTCGAGGCACCGGAAGCGCAGTCTGCACTACCGGAGTTCTCGTCGCTTCGCTCCTGCGATCCCGGAGGATCGCCTGGAGACGGGGACGCGTCCGCCAGGGCGGGCGGATCGGGCGCTTGGACCGGAGGCTGGTGACCGATGCGGGCTGGCACTGGCAGGACAGACACTAGCCATCGGCGCACTGTTCTTCGCAGCGGGCTGCGGCGCAAAGACCGGGGTGGAGGTTCCCGATGTTGGTTTTTTGCCCGAGGTACCCGATGTGCCCTGCGTGGACGTGCCCTGGGACGGCCAGCAAGCCGTGGTCGAGCTGCAGACCCAGACCCAGCTGAGGCGTGCCGACGTTTTCTTCCTGATCGACAACAGCAACTCGATGATGGGTGAGATCGATGAGATTCGCGCGCAGCTCAAGGATCGGCTGGCGCCGGCAATCTTCGAGGAGATCCCTGACACGGAATTCGGCGTGGGCACGTTTTCGGATTTTCCATTGCCCGACTACGGTAAGGCTCCGGACGATACGCCGTTCTTGCTTCGACGGCGCATGACCGGGGACCTCGAGGCCGTGCAGGCGGCACTCCGCACGGTTCGCTTGGCTGACGGCAAGGACCAGCCCGAGGCCCACATCGAGGCGCTGTACCAACTGGCGACGGGTGAGGGGCTGGAGCGGGGACCCGATGACCCGAGTCCCGAGCGTTGGTTCGTCGAGCCGAATGTGGGCTGCCCCAAGGGTGGCTTCGGTATGGCGTGCTTTCGCCCCGATGCGTTGCCCGTGGTGCTGATGTTCACGGATGCGGTGATGCACGGCGGCCCGGTGACCGGTAGTCCGTACGAACCCGCGAGGCTGTACGGTGCGCGGGCTCATACCTGGGCGGAGATGCTCGAGGTGGTCACCGAGCGAAGCATGCGGGTAGTGGGGCTTTGGTCAGGGGAACGACAGCACAGTGTAGACCTGGTGGCGCTCTCGCGCGCGACCGGCGCGC